A window from Mangifera indica cultivar Alphonso chromosome 2, CATAS_Mindica_2.1, whole genome shotgun sequence encodes these proteins:
- the LOC123209716 gene encoding double-stranded RNA-binding protein 2-like, with protein sequence MYKNQLQELAQRSCFNLPAYSCIREGPDHAPRFKATVNFSGETFESPTFCSTLRQAEHAAAEVALSTLANRGPSKALAARVLDETGVYKNLLQETAHKAGLNLPVYTTVRSGPGHVPVFSCTVKLAGMSFTGNPARTKKQAQKNAALAAWSTLKRLSQHGSTVSTSSSSPFLESKCNDEQEQVVIARFLSSLQQSESKHFMQIDRQHGHQRFIPMCRGLTPPSSSLYPEQCQSWAYPSFSPELALCQVWQQEQLLQLQSHLLTLPVSPTPQLGPQILPYMQSIFHPSHPLCIPTRKQPLPVEGPRLTVATSSSSLCFSSKSVPEPIRSRSTVTIQEIKEEKTEKSSKFPPSVVPDASVSVSTNAESRIEQPIQEDANKNIVDLESKTSVKLESKFRNVQYGGSQSELASHRNLDSGFRLDNLCIQNPQSASNLRQQYHPRASSHRSSRPPSSAAAHTSMRTVGPISSVRPHPQNLASQMPAPPRMRTRVSSCSSVPSTERMNLRQVHPNFMAPAVRIRTVVPVCSAPPPRQMPSSIQEATVLNREKKDAVQEDASTAASELDNLHL encoded by the exons ATGTATAAGAACCAATTGCAGGAATTGGCTCAGAGAAGCTGCTTCAACCTACCAGCTTATTCATGTATCCGTGAAGGACCAGATCATGCCCCTCGATTCAAAGCAACTGTCAACTTCAGTGGAGAGACTTTTGAAAGCCCTACATTTTGCTCCACTCTGAGACAGGCTGAACATGCTGCAGCTGAGGTCGCCCTAAGCACACTTGCAAATAGAGGTCCTTCCAAAGCATTAGCTGCAAGAGTTCTG GATGAAACCGGAGTCTACAAGAATTTGCTGCAAGAGACCGCTCACAAAGCTGGCTTAAATCTCCCAGTGTATACCACTGTTCGATCAGGGCCCGGCCATGTTCCTGTTTTCTCGTGCACAGTCAAGCTTGCTGGGATGAGCTTTACAGGGAATCCAGCTAGGACCAAGAAACAGGCTCAGAAAAATGCTGCTTTGGCTGCTTGGTCTACCTTGAAAAGAT TGTCTCAACATGGCTCAACTGTATctacttcatcttcttctcccttttTAGAATCCAAATGCAATGACGAGCAGGAACAAGTTGTTATTGCtcgttttctttcttctttgcaACAATCAGAGTCAAAGCACTTCATGCAAATTGACCGCCAACATGGACATCAGAGATTCATTCCTATGTGCAGAGGCCTAACCCCACCATCTTCAAGTTTATATCCTGAACAGTGCCAAAGTTGGGCCTACCCTAGTTTTTCCCCAGAACTGGCCTTGTGTCAGGTGTGGCAACAAGAACAATTGCTACAGCTTCAAAGCCACCTGTTAACTCTTCCAGTTTCACCAACTCCACAACTTGGTCCTCAGATTCTTCCCTATATGCAgtctattttccacccaagccACCCTTTATGTATTCCAACAAGAAAACAACCATTACCTGTAGAAGGACCAAGGCTCACGGTTGCCACCTCCAGTTCATCGCTGTGCTTCTCAAGTAAGTCGGTTCCTGAGCCAATCAGAAGCAGATCCACAGTAACTATTCAAGAAATAAAGGAGGAGAAAACGGAAAAATCCTCCAAATTCCCACCATCTGTGGTTCCGGATGCATCTGTCTCTGTGTCCACCAATGCTGAATCAAGAATTGAGCAACCAATTCAAGAGGATGCCAATAAGAATATTGTTGATTTGGAAAGCAAAACTAGTGTGAAGCTTGAGAGCAAATTTAGAAATGTTCAATATGGGGGAAGTCAATCTGAATTGGCTTCTCATAGAAACTTGGATTCTGGTTTTAGGCTTGACAATCTGTGTATACAAAATCCACAATCTGCATCTAATCTGAGACAACAGTATCACCCAAGAGCAAGTTCTCATAGAAGTTCCAGACCACCTTCATCTGCTGCAGCTCATACTTCAATGAGAACGGTGGGTCCTATATCTTCAGTGAGGCCCCATCCGCAAAATTTGGCAAGCCAGATGCCTGCTCCACCAAGAATGAGAACCAGAGTTTCTTCATGTTCGAGTGTCCCCAGCACTGAAAGAATGAACCTTAGACAAGTTCATCCCAATTTTATGGCTCCGGCAGTAAGAATAAGAACTGTTGTACCAGTTTGTTCAGCTCCACCACCGAGACAAATGCCAAGTTCCATTCAAGAGGCAACAGTACTCaatagagaaaagaaagatgCTGTACAAGAAGATGCATCAACAGCAGCTTCAGAACTTGATAATCTTCATTTATAA
- the LOC123204683 gene encoding pentatricopeptide repeat-containing protein At3g12770-like, which translates to MSSLFLHINHYIRKLPLKLIFTLTYSTSTFQYVHLNQASSVIHKFSSLLQQSSKTIILVKSIHAQIITNAVSTDQFLVTKLLKVYSQLGLLSHACYVFDKIPQPTVFLCNALVNGYVQNEKYKETLDLFRSMCSFDLDIDSYTCNFALKSCTALGDYEMGREIISIAFDKGINDNRFLGSSIIKFLVNFGDIDEARSVFNGMLEKDVVCWNSMIGGYVKACQYGKAFAMFLEMRKCRIMPSTVTMVSLFQACGGMRNIELGKCVHSCVLALGMGDDVLVLTSLVDMYSKLGDIIGARSVFDGITKKSLVSWNAIISGYVQNSSVNESFKLFCRLVASGGGCDSGTIVSLLHGCAQIADLESGKFLHCCIFRRGLELNPILSTAIVDFYLKCGALKQAKIVFHGMKDRNVITWTAMLVGLAQNGHAEDALKLFSRMQEEEVAANLVTLVSLVHACAHLGSLKNGKSIHAQFMRQGFAFDAVNMTAFIDMYAKCGKINSAEQVFNNGFISKDVILWNSMITGYGMHGHGHQALSLYRKMIEEGIRPNETSFIALLTACSHSGLVKEGKALFSSMERDHKISLTEKHYACLVDILSRAGHLEEAEALINQMPFTPSSAVFEALLSGCRTHKNIDMGMKTADKLLYLDAMNPGTYIMLSNIYAEARRWDAVNYIRGRMMNRGIRKTPGYSLIEVENQVHSFFAGDDSHPKWAEIYKFLENLRLQVEALGYVPETSCVLRNVDTPMKIKLLWMHSERLAIAFGLLSTPVGSSIRITKNLRVCADCHSVTKYISKIVKRDIIVRDTNRFHHFADGNCSCNDYW; encoded by the coding sequence ATGTCTTCACTGTTTCTAcatataaatcattatattcGCAAGCTGCCCTTGAAGCTTATTTTCACATTAACTTACAGTACTTCTACATTCCAATATGTCCATTTGAACCAAGCATCATCAGTTATTCACAAATTCTCTTCCCTCTTGCAACAATCTTCAAAAACCATTATCTTGGTCAAGTCTATCCATGCCCAAATCATCACAAATGCAGTATCCACTGATCAATTTTTGGTGACTAAACTTTTAAAGGTGTACTCCCAGTTAGGCCTTTTAAGCCATGCTTGTtatgtgtttgataaaattccTCAACCAACAGTTTTTCTTTGTAACGCCCTGGTTAATGGGTATGTGCAAAATGAGAAATACAAGGAGACCCTTGATTTGTTTCGATCGATGTGTTCTTTTGATTTGGATATCGATAGTTACACCTGTAATTTTGCACTTAAATCATGCACGGCATTGGGAGATTATGAGATGGGTAGGGAGATAATTAGTATAGCTTTTGATAAAGGAATAAATGACAATCGGTTTCTAGGGagttcaattattaaatttttagtgaaTTTTGGTGATATTGATGAAGCCAGAAGCGTTTTTAATGGAATGCTTGAGAAGGATGTTGTTTGTTGGAATTCAATGATTGGTGGGTATGTGAAGGCATGTCAATATGGCAAGGCCTTTGCTATGTTTCTCGAAATGCGCAAGTGTAGAATCATGCCAAGCACTGTGACTATGGTGAGTTTATTTCAAGCCTGCGGAGGCATGAGAAATATTGAGCTTGGAAAATGTGTGCACAGTTGTGTGCTTGCATTGGGAATGGGTGATGATGTTTTGGTGTTAACCTCTTTGGTTGATATGTATAGTAAGCTGGGTGATATTATAGGTGCTCGTTCTGTTTTTGACGGCATCACTAAAAAAAGTTTGGTTTCATGGAATGCAATTATCTCAGGATATGTTCAAAATAGTTCAGTGAATGAATCTTTTAAGTTATTTTGTAGATTAGTAGCAAGTGGAGGTGGTTGCGATTCAGGAACCATAGTCAGCCTTCTTCATGGTTGTGCTCAAATAGCTGATTTGGAAAGTGGGAaatttcttcattgttgtatTTTCAGAAGAGGTCTTGAGTTGAACCCCATTTTGAGTACTGCAATTGtggatttttatttgaaatgtgGTGCCTTAAAGCAGGCAAAAATTGTCTTTCACGGAATGAAAGACAGAAATGTAATTACCTGGACTGCTATGCTTGTAGGGTTAGCACAGAATGGACATGCAGAGGATGCCTTGAAATTGTTTAGTCGAATGCAAGAAGAGGAAGTTGCTGCTAATTTAGTTACTCTTGTTAGTTTAGTGCACGCTTGTGCTCACTTGGGCTCTTTGAAGAATGGAAAAAGTATCCATGCACAGTTCATGCGGCAAGGCTTTGCTTTTGATGCAGTTAACATGACAGCCTTTATCGATATGTATGCCAAATGTGGAAAGATAAACTCTGCTGAGCAGGTATTTAACAACGGATTCATATCTAAAGATGTTATTTTATGGAACTCCATGATAACAGGTTATGGCATGCATGGTCATGGACATCAAGCTCTCAGCCTCTATAGAAAAATGATAGAAGAGGGAATCAGACCAAATGAAACCTCCTTTATTGCCCTTCTGACTGCATGCAGTCACTCAGGGCTTGTGAAAGAGGGGAAGGCATTGTTTTCCAGCATGGAAAGAGATCATAAAATTAGTCTTACTGAAAAGCATTATGCTTGCCTAGTGGATATTCTTAGTCGGGCAGGACATCTTGAAGAGGCTGAGGCATTGATCAACCAAATGCCCTTTACACCTAGCAGTGCTGTTTTTGAAGCATTATTGAGTGGATGTCGAACTCACAAAAACATCGATATGGGAATGAAAACCGCAGATAAACTACTCTACTTGGACGCAATGAATCCTGGAACTTACATCATGTTATCAAACATATATGCTGAAGCAAGAAGATGGGATGCAGTAAACTACATCCGGGGCCGTATGATGAATCGAGGAATTAGAAAAACACCAGGATATAGTTTGATTGAAGTAGAAAACCAAGTCCACTCGTTTTTTGCTGGAGATGATTCACATCCAAAATGGGCAGAAATTTACAAGTTCTTGGAGAATTTGAGATTACAAGTAGAGGCCTTAGGCTATGTGCCTGAAACTAGTTGTGTTCTTCGCAACGTCGACACGCCAATGAAGATTAAATTACTGTGGATGCACAGTGAGAGATTGGCCATTGCATTTGGACTATTAAGTACACCAGTTGGAAGCTCAATCAGGATTACAAAAAACCTTCGAGTTTGTGCAGACTGTCACAGTGTGactaaatatatatcaaagatAGTTAAAAGAGATATCATTGTAAGAGATACTAACCGTTTCCATCATTTTGCAGATGGAAACTGCTCTTGTAATGATTATTGGTGA
- the LOC123208663 gene encoding protein ASPARTIC PROTEASE IN GUARD CELL 2-like, with amino-acid sequence MLISSILDKTNDFHVKVIPIDSIDSAYFSENLTFEERGGNFKYRESSIFHPLSCDHPLCIPKICQQEICHYDVSYPESGTRGWFAHDTFIFSSGTKTSERFPAVFGCGFDDRNISFGDETPNNVTAEIMGLGYGPRSILNQLRQYTGLRFAYCLPSWKEPNRTYTYICFGNNAIFRGDLLSRVQSTRMMLRRSALYYVNMLGISIEGRRLNINPAVFQLNPNGTDGFGMDSGSPQTYLATSTYVTLREEMV; translated from the exons ATGCTTATTTCTTCTATCCTTGATAAAACCAATGATTTTCATGTGAAGGTCATCCCAATTGACTCCATTGATTCTGCATACTTTTCCGAGAACCTCACTTTTGAAGAAAG GGGAGGTAATTTCAAGTATCGAGAATCTTCAATATTCCATCCTTTGTCTTGTGATCACCCACTTTGTATTCCAAAAATTTGCCAGCAGGAGATCTGTCACTATGATGTGAGTTATCCCGAAAGCGGCACTAGGGGTTGGTTTGCGCATGACACATTTATATTCTCAAGTGGTACTAAAACCTCTGAAAGGTTTCCTGCTGTATTCGGATGCGGTTTTGATGATAGAAATATTTCATTTGGAGATGAGACACCTAACAATGTGACAGCAGAGATAATGGGTTTAGGCTATGGACCAAGATCCATTCTGAACCAACTAAGGCAATATACAGGATTACGGTTTGCCTACTGTCTACCATCTTGGAAAGAACCAAACagaacatatacatacatatgttTTGGCAACAATGCAATCTTTAGAGGAGATCTTTTAAGCAGGGTTCAGAGTACACGGATGATGCTGCGAAGATCAGCTCTATACTATGTGAATATGTTGGGAATTAGTATTGAAGGAAGGAGACTGAACATAAATCCTGCAGTTTTTCAGTTGAATCCAAATGGCACAGACGGGTTTGGTATGGATTCTGGAAGTCCTCAAACTTATCTTGCTACATCTACATATGTGACTCTAAGGGAAGAAAtggtttaa